In the Desulfuribacillus alkaliarsenatis genome, ATGGGGAAGATTAAAGTCAACCAATTGACAAAAATTTTTGGTAAAAATCCTAAAAAGGGGATTGAATTATTGGCCAAAGGTATGTCAAAGCAAGAAATTTTAGAGAAAACAGGATTAACTGTCGGAGTTAATCAAGCAACATTTGAGGTACAAGCAGGAGAAATATTTGTCATCATGGGATTGTCGGGAAGCGGTAAGTCTACACTAGTACGTTTATTTAACCGCTTAATTGAACCTACTTCTGGTCAAGTTCTTATAGATGGTGAAGATTTGGTTAAAATGAGCAAAGATCAATTACGTTATGTGCGTAGGAAAAAGATGAGTATGGTGTTTCAGAAATTTGCCCTGTTTCCCCATAGAAATGTGCTTGAAAACACTGAATATGGACTTGAGGTACAGGGGATGGACAAGCTAGAACGTCGGAAAAAAGCACAGAAGGCACTAGAGCTTGTAGATTTAAAAGGGTATGAAAACAGCTATCCAGATGAGTTAAGTGGAGGTATGCAACAACGTGTTGGTTTGGCGCGGGCACTTGCAAATGATGCCGATATTTTGTTGATGGATGAAGCATTTAGTGCACTTGATCCATTAATACGTAAAGATATGCAGGATGAGCTATTAGAGCTGCAGGAAACAATGTCAAAGACAATTATTTTTATTACACATGATTTAGATGAAGCGCTACGGATTGGCGATCGTATAGCACTCATGAAAGACGGAAACATTGTGCAAATTGGCACACCTGAGGAAATATTGATGAGCCCTGCTAATGATTATGTAGAGAAGTTCGTAGCAGATGTTGATTTGTCTAAGGTCCTTACGGCTGAGAATGTAATGATAAAAGCAGAAACAATGGGAGTTAGCAAGGGCCCTAGAGTAGCGCTGCAGCTTATGAAAGAGCGGAAAATTTCTAATATATTTATTGTAGATAAGAAACAGACCCTGCAAGGAGTTGTTACTGCGCACGATGCATCAAGGGCTGTAGAGCAGGGTAAAACAATTGAAGACATAATGATTAGAGATGTGCCTAAGGTCAGCCCAGATACGATACTTACAGACTTGTTTGAAGTTGTTGCAACAGAACCTATACCTGTTTCTGTTGTAGATGAGAATGGTCGCCTTAAAGGAATAATAATTCGCGGAGCAATTATGGGTGCTTTAGCTGGTAATACACCAGAAGATACTGATGCTTCGGGAAAAGAGGTGATATAGATGGATCTTATCCCGCGCATTCCCTTAGGAAGTTGGGTTGATGATTTAGTTAACTGGATGACAAGAGAGTTCTCTTTTGTTTTCGATTTGATTGCTAGGTTTATTCGCTGGTTTATAGAGACGTTCGTCGACATATTAGTGTTTTTCCCGCCATTAGCACTAATAGCTTTATTAGCAGCACTTGCTTGGTGGACAAGCCGCTGGCCTGTTGCTATATTTACGGTTTTAGGATTATTACTTATAGATAATATTGGATACTGGTCGCAGATGATTGACACATTGGCACTGGTAATTACGGCGGTAATTATATCGGTGATTATAGGTATACCGATTGGTATAGCAGCAGCCCAAAGTGATAGGCTGCAAAGCATTATAGCGCCGATACTAGATTTTATGCAGACGATGCCAGCGTTCGTATATCTAATACCCGCAATCTTGTTTTTTAACATCGGAGTTGTTCCTGGGGTATTCGCATCGGTCATATTTGCGATGCCACCGACAATTCGTTTGACTAACCTAGGTATTCGCCAGGTGCCTAAAGAGTTAATAGAGGCAGCAGATGCTTTTGGGTC is a window encoding:
- the choW gene encoding choline ABC transporter permease subunit, which gives rise to MDLIPRIPLGSWVDDLVNWMTREFSFVFDLIARFIRWFIETFVDILVFFPPLALIALLAALAWWTSRWPVAIFTVLGLLLIDNIGYWSQMIDTLALVITAVIISVIIGIPIGIAAAQSDRLQSIIAPILDFMQTMPAFVYLIPAILFFNIGVVPGVFASVIFAMPPTIRLTNLGIRQVPKELIEAADAFGSTRNQKLYKVQLPLAMPTIMAGINQSVMLALSMVVIASLVGAPGLGAEVYRAVSQIQVGRGFEAGLAIVILAIMLDRISQNIYKKR
- a CDS encoding quaternary amine ABC transporter ATP-binding protein, whose protein sequence is MGKIKVNQLTKIFGKNPKKGIELLAKGMSKQEILEKTGLTVGVNQATFEVQAGEIFVIMGLSGSGKSTLVRLFNRLIEPTSGQVLIDGEDLVKMSKDQLRYVRRKKMSMVFQKFALFPHRNVLENTEYGLEVQGMDKLERRKKAQKALELVDLKGYENSYPDELSGGMQQRVGLARALANDADILLMDEAFSALDPLIRKDMQDELLELQETMSKTIIFITHDLDEALRIGDRIALMKDGNIVQIGTPEEILMSPANDYVEKFVADVDLSKVLTAENVMIKAETMGVSKGPRVALQLMKERKISNIFIVDKKQTLQGVVTAHDASRAVEQGKTIEDIMIRDVPKVSPDTILTDLFEVVATEPIPVSVVDENGRLKGIIIRGAIMGALAGNTPEDTDASGKEVI